In one Pseudarthrobacter sp. NBSH8 genomic region, the following are encoded:
- a CDS encoding aldose 1-epimerase family protein, giving the protein MPVPNTSPMGAFFDLTATIGGRHQHAVVTEVAASLRSLTVDGVALIQEYPVDAEPPFCAGWVLVPWPNRVADGCWTYGGESLQLDITEPENHNAMHGLLSHSAYRTARRTQSSITLAADISAQPGYPFELKTSVHYELTEDGITVTHLLKNSGTHPAPVAVGAHPFLCLGTVATDELKLFIDAETHIEVDDRQNPTGTTTSVAGTRHDLRAGQTIGTVNLDDAWADVRRDRSGGSAHYLEAPDGRQVRLHMDASFGYVQAFTTKRFPTENGMVTAVAVEPMTAPPDAFNSGEGLRWLGPAQAWQLQWSIHFRH; this is encoded by the coding sequence ATGCCCGTCCCGAACACCTCGCCCATGGGCGCATTCTTTGACCTCACGGCCACCATCGGCGGCCGCCACCAGCACGCCGTCGTGACGGAAGTCGCCGCAAGCCTGCGCAGCCTCACCGTGGATGGTGTCGCCCTGATCCAGGAATACCCCGTCGATGCGGAGCCGCCATTTTGCGCCGGATGGGTGCTCGTCCCGTGGCCCAACCGGGTGGCCGACGGCTGCTGGACCTATGGAGGCGAGAGCCTGCAGCTGGATATAACGGAGCCGGAGAACCACAACGCCATGCATGGACTCCTCTCACATTCGGCCTATCGCACCGCGCGTAGGACCCAAAGCAGCATCACCCTGGCCGCCGACATCTCAGCACAGCCCGGTTATCCCTTCGAACTGAAAACATCCGTCCATTACGAGCTGACAGAGGACGGCATAACCGTCACCCACCTTCTGAAGAACAGCGGTACCCATCCGGCTCCCGTGGCAGTGGGCGCCCACCCATTCCTCTGTTTGGGAACGGTGGCCACGGATGAACTGAAACTGTTCATCGATGCCGAAACCCACATTGAAGTCGACGACAGGCAAAACCCCACTGGAACTACGACCAGCGTCGCCGGAACCCGGCACGATTTACGGGCCGGACAGACCATCGGGACAGTGAACCTGGACGATGCCTGGGCAGATGTTCGCCGGGACCGCTCCGGCGGCTCCGCCCACTACTTGGAGGCGCCGGACGGGCGACAGGTACGTTTGCACATGGACGCCTCATTCGGGTATGTCCAGGCATTCACCACTAAGCGCTTCCCAACGGAGAACGGGATGGTTACCGCGGTCGCGGTGGAACCGATGACCGCTCCCCCCGATGCGTTCAACAGC